A single Triticum dicoccoides isolate Atlit2015 ecotype Zavitan chromosome 2A, WEW_v2.0, whole genome shotgun sequence DNA region contains:
- the LOC119353850 gene encoding uncharacterized protein LOC119353850, translated as MNTRDLLFSGLDLVKQQASAVASTVSLAKPYLPAKLTEMNTGDIVAGLGYVKNHTGATVASTVSLANQYLPARLTGMNTGDIVAGLSYVKNHTAAMVSTRDGAVGTAAMVIGGAVGAYFLWPAAAAPAAAGAMMKAPGAAGFLISRSAFLANPQVYYQILRTAGAAAAAAAFV; from the coding sequence ATGAACACACGCGACCTCCTCTTCTCCGGTCTCGACCTCGTCAAGCAACAGGCGAGCGCCGTGGCCTCCACCGTCTCACTGGCCAAGCCGTACCTCCCCGCAAAGCTAACCGAGATGAACACCGGCGACATCGTCGCCGGTCTCGGCTACGTCAAGAACCATACAGGAGCGACCGTGGCCTCCACCGTCTCATTGGCCAATCAGTACCTGCCCGCAAGGCTTACCGGGATGAACACCGGCGACATCGTCGCAGGTCTCAGCTACGTCAAGAACCATACAGCGGCCATGGTGTCGACGCGCGACGGCGCCGTGGGGACCGCGGCGATGGTCATCGGGGGCGCCGTGGGCGCCTACTTCCTCTGGCCCGCTGCGGCCGCCCCCGCCGCTGCCGGCGCCATGATGAAGGCGCCTGGTGCCGCCGGCTTCCTCATCTCCCGCTCGGCGTTCCTGGCCAACCCGCAGGTCTACTACCAGATCCTCCGCACCGCTggcgccgcggcggcggccgccgcattCGTGTAG